A genomic window from Punica granatum isolate Tunisia-2019 chromosome 2, ASM765513v2, whole genome shotgun sequence includes:
- the LOC116195566 gene encoding meiosis-specific protein ASY3 isoform X1 yields MSQVQSFGSNCHPLSQSRKISIGIMVESSAQRRPGSTKEHDIASPTVPVTNCRLKDSTEGAQVTTKEKQTEPLEQGSPWIRTRSNHEQSTTSGTASHAKVIGTRMNAGGMHDEHNRFKAGPSDHSAKFFPKQTSFSQPDNNFLKKTSEGIAHARKVEKCANTQTGDKFPSTTAQEQDSKIGDKDENTVNGTSETLRMKLWELLGTVTSPNKEKHNTPTLEVDGDSLRSEGGGKQPATRTVKPRQNSDTIETDTESPDCANKRPVTRSLARKRAPSKLKQDKLKCGQPSASRQKPGERNIFSFEEGWYVGLKDAANLSPSTGNKRKRTRRKGPQIESCKTAVQRKKNEEKIQRLTDKRQNPLTADKSCSGGSSKESSRHVESHVKGNNIYPRRPTADKDSPKQLTSKPGQQVDIKSPALPDYEDLQEHIVNSSLENAVDPQFNAESLHTQRKSLGIDNHITSIQPINKHGIGHLTDKSKNATPAEKSCSHGSSGSNANGRSLCSTHSNIKRNDIDPRRGNIENDFLGHPVTHKPDQQEDTNSPTLPGHLSQRGEGIGSPTLPGQQSRIGEDIGSPTLPEKHSQRGYNSNPSFKYFLDPQDGAESPTFGKRSPIASHSLGSRHKETTVHQKANNPAEPKCLSTEGGIFSFGMFTSKLFPNRNDGDELQHSPPRSPIPPTQENDAENTSSEDTGSESIEDAGPGAETFSPEIGTDEKPRFMLHRTKRLGSFEDLQYQERIPARVSPKVTRENNSMQEPEEQNVGEKEEEEEEVEDGMTRAIAMLALALEKLKSKVKLLTSKKSSIILTSVAERIHAQLHNVESQIQTDTCKLTSLSKQKRKRLETEFQEQEEQLKMIHGNFKKEVGRLLEDCKGTIEGLEDNHTELKGIVEKQKASHRKLLIQVQEAVKTQLHDAEKRITAINQSAREQMLQLKLVIAECLEGGILS; encoded by the exons ATGAGTCAGGTTCAAAGTTTTGGCAGTAACTGCCATCCACTTAGTCAATCAAGAAAGATTTCAATTGGAATTATGGTTGAATCATCAGCCCAGAGGAGACCGGGGTCCACAAAGGAACACGATATTGCTTCACCAACTGTACCAGTGACAAATTGTCGCCTGAAAGATTCCACAGAAGGTGCCCAAGTTACCACGAAAGAGAAGCAAACTGAACCTCTAGAGCAGGGATCCCCATGGATCAGGACAAGATCGAATCATGAACAGTCAACAACGTCAGGAACTGCTTCTCATGCCAAAGTAATTGGAACTAGAATGAATGCTGGAGGGATGCATGATGAACACAATAGATTCAAGGCTGGACCCTCGGACCACTCAGCTAAGTTCTTTCCCAAGCAGACCTCATTTTCACAGCCTGATAATAATTTCCTTAAAAAGACATCTGAAGGGATTGCGCATGCAAGGAAGGTAGAGAAATGTGCAAACACTCAAACGGGAGACAAATTTCCATCTACCACTGCCCAGGAACAGGATTCTAAGATTGGAGACAAGGATGAAAATACAGTGAACGGGACGAGTGAGACGTTACGGATGAAGCTCTGGGAATTACTGGGAACTGTTACTTCGCCCAACAAAGAGAAGCACAACACACCGACCCTTGAGGTTGATGGTGATTCTCTGCGATCTGAAGGAGGAGGAAAGCAGCCAGCTACTAGAACAGTCAAGCCTAGACAGAACTCAGATACTATTGAAACAGATACCGAGAGTCCTGATTGTGCAAACAAGAGGCCAGTAACAAGATCTCTGGCCCGGAAAAGAGCACCTAGTAAATTGAAGCAAGACAAACTTAAATGCGGACAGCCTTCTGCTTCCAGACAGAAACCAggagaaagaaatattttctCCTTTGAAGAAGGTTGGTATGTGGGTTTGAAGGATGCTGCCAATCTCAGCCCCTCAACTGGCAACAAGAGAAAGAGAACTCGGAGAAAGGGTCCTCAAATTGAGTCATGTAAAACTGCAGTTcaacgaaagaaaaatgaggaGAAGATTCAGCGACTAACTGATAAGAGGCAAAATCCTCTTACCGCTGACAAATCTTGTTCAGGTGGTTCTAGCAAGGAAAGTTCACGCCATGTTGAGTCTCATGTCAAAGGGAACAACATTTATCCAAGGAGACCTACAGCAGACAAAGACTCCCCAAAACAATTGACAAGCAAACCAGGTCAGCAGGTCGATATCAAGAGTCCAGCATTGCCTGATTATGAGGACCTGCAAGAACACATCGTGAATTCATCCTTAGAAAATGCTGTGGATCCACAGTTCAATGCAGAAAGCCTGCATACACAAAGAAAGAGTTTGGGAATCGATAATCATATAACTTCAATTCAGCCAATAAATAAGCATGGGATTGGGCACCTAACTGATAAGAGCAAAAATGCAACTCCTGCTGAGAAATCATGTTCACATGGTTCCAGTGGCTCCAATGCCAATGGGAGAAGCTTATGCAGCACACACTCTAATATTAAGAGGAATGATATCGACCCAAGGAGAGGTAACATAGAGAATGACTTCCTTGGGCATCCTGTGACACATAAGCCAGATCAGCAGGAAGATACCAATAGTCCAACATTGCCAGGACATCTGAGCCAGAGAGGAGAAGGCATCGGTAGTCCTACTTTGCCAGGACAGCAGAGCCGAATAGGTGAAGATATCGGTAGTCCTACATTGCCAGAAAAACACAGCCAGCGAGGATATAATAGCAATCCatcctttaaatattttttggacCCGCAAGATGGAGCAGAAAGTCCAACATTTGGGAAGAGATCACCCATTGCAAGTCATTCTCTTGGTTCACGCCATAAGGAAACCACAGTGCACCAGAAAGCAAATAATCCTGCAGAACCAAAATGCTTGTCTACTGAGGGAGGCATTTTCAGTTTTGGGATGTTTACttcaaaattatttcctaACAGA AATGACGGAGATGAGCTTCAGCATTCTCCTCCTAGAAGCCCAATTCCCCCAACTCAGGAGAATGATGCAGAAAATACCTCTTCTGAGGACACAGGCTCAGAGAGCATTGAAGATG caGGTCCAGGAGCTGAGACATTCTCTCCCGAAATTGGTACTGATGAGAAACCTAGGTTCATGCTTCACAGAACTAAGAGGCTCGGCAGCTTTGAGGACCTTCAGTATCAAGAACGCATTCCAGCCCGAGTATCTCCAAAAG TTACCAGAGAAAATAATTCAATGCAAGAACCGGAAGAACAGAATGTTggggagaaggaggaggaggaggaggaggtggaggaCGGAATGACGAG GGCTATAGCGATGCTTGCTTTGGCTCTAGAGAAGCTAAAAAGCAAAGTGAAGCTACTGACTAGTAAAAAGTCCTCTATAATCTTGACATCTGTGGCTGAGCGGATCCATGCACAGCTGCACAATGTGGAGTCCCAGATCCAGACAGACAC GTGTAAGTTGACAAGCCTCAGcaaacaaaagagaaaacGACTGGAAACAGAATTTCAAG AGCAAGAAGAACAACTTAAAATGATTCATGGGAACTTTAAGAAAGAAGTTGGTCGGCTTCTAGAGGATTGCAAAGGCACGATTGAAGGGCTCGAAGACAACCATACTGAGCTAAAGGGAATTGTGGAGAAGCAAA AAGCCTCGCACAGGAAGCTTCTTATACAAGTACAAGAAGCGGTTAAGACCCAACTCCACGATGCTGAGAAAAGAATCACAGCAATCAATCAG TCGGCGAGAGAGCAGATGCTGCAACTGAAACTCGTGATAGCCGAATGTCTGGAAGGAGGAATTCTATCTTGA
- the LOC116195566 gene encoding meiosis-specific protein ASY3 isoform X2 has protein sequence MSQVQSFGSNCHPLSQSRKISIGIMVESSAQRRPGSTKEHDIASPTVPVTNCRLKDSTEGAQVTTKEKQTEPLEQGSPWIRTRSNHEQSTTSGTASHAKVIGTRMNAGGMHDEHNRFKAGPSDHSAKFFPKQTSFSQPDNNFLKKTSEGIAHARKVEKCANTQTGDKFPSTTAQEQDSKIGDKDENTVNGTSETLRMKLWELLGTVTSPNKEKHNTPTLEVDGDSLRSEGGGKQPATRTVKPRQNSDTIETDTESPDCANKRPVTRSLARKRAPSKLKQDKLKCGQPSASRQKPGERNIFSFEEGWYVGLKDAANLSPSTGNKRKRTRRKGPQIESCKTAVQRKKNEEKIQRLTDKRQNPLTADKSCSGGSSKESSRHVESHVKGNNIYPRRPTADKDSPKQLTSKPGQQVDIKSPALPDYEDLQEHIVNSSLENAVDPQFNAESLHTQRKSLGIDNHITSIQPINKHGIGHLTDKSKNATPAEKSCSHGSSGSNANGRSLCSTHSNIKRNDIDPRRGNIENDFLGHPVTHKPDQQEDTNSPTLPGHLSQRGEGIGSPTLPGQQSRIGEDIGSPTLPEKHSQRGYNSNPSFKYFLDPQDGAESPTFGKRSPIASHSLGSRHKETTVHQKANNPAEPKCLSTEGGIFSFGMFTSKLFPNRNDGDELQHSPPRSPIPPTQENDAENTSSEDTGSESIEDGPGAETFSPEIGTDEKPRFMLHRTKRLGSFEDLQYQERIPARVSPKVTRENNSMQEPEEQNVGEKEEEEEEVEDGMTRAIAMLALALEKLKSKVKLLTSKKSSIILTSVAERIHAQLHNVESQIQTDTCKLTSLSKQKRKRLETEFQEQEEQLKMIHGNFKKEVGRLLEDCKGTIEGLEDNHTELKGIVEKQKASHRKLLIQVQEAVKTQLHDAEKRITAINQSAREQMLQLKLVIAECLEGGILS, from the exons ATGAGTCAGGTTCAAAGTTTTGGCAGTAACTGCCATCCACTTAGTCAATCAAGAAAGATTTCAATTGGAATTATGGTTGAATCATCAGCCCAGAGGAGACCGGGGTCCACAAAGGAACACGATATTGCTTCACCAACTGTACCAGTGACAAATTGTCGCCTGAAAGATTCCACAGAAGGTGCCCAAGTTACCACGAAAGAGAAGCAAACTGAACCTCTAGAGCAGGGATCCCCATGGATCAGGACAAGATCGAATCATGAACAGTCAACAACGTCAGGAACTGCTTCTCATGCCAAAGTAATTGGAACTAGAATGAATGCTGGAGGGATGCATGATGAACACAATAGATTCAAGGCTGGACCCTCGGACCACTCAGCTAAGTTCTTTCCCAAGCAGACCTCATTTTCACAGCCTGATAATAATTTCCTTAAAAAGACATCTGAAGGGATTGCGCATGCAAGGAAGGTAGAGAAATGTGCAAACACTCAAACGGGAGACAAATTTCCATCTACCACTGCCCAGGAACAGGATTCTAAGATTGGAGACAAGGATGAAAATACAGTGAACGGGACGAGTGAGACGTTACGGATGAAGCTCTGGGAATTACTGGGAACTGTTACTTCGCCCAACAAAGAGAAGCACAACACACCGACCCTTGAGGTTGATGGTGATTCTCTGCGATCTGAAGGAGGAGGAAAGCAGCCAGCTACTAGAACAGTCAAGCCTAGACAGAACTCAGATACTATTGAAACAGATACCGAGAGTCCTGATTGTGCAAACAAGAGGCCAGTAACAAGATCTCTGGCCCGGAAAAGAGCACCTAGTAAATTGAAGCAAGACAAACTTAAATGCGGACAGCCTTCTGCTTCCAGACAGAAACCAggagaaagaaatattttctCCTTTGAAGAAGGTTGGTATGTGGGTTTGAAGGATGCTGCCAATCTCAGCCCCTCAACTGGCAACAAGAGAAAGAGAACTCGGAGAAAGGGTCCTCAAATTGAGTCATGTAAAACTGCAGTTcaacgaaagaaaaatgaggaGAAGATTCAGCGACTAACTGATAAGAGGCAAAATCCTCTTACCGCTGACAAATCTTGTTCAGGTGGTTCTAGCAAGGAAAGTTCACGCCATGTTGAGTCTCATGTCAAAGGGAACAACATTTATCCAAGGAGACCTACAGCAGACAAAGACTCCCCAAAACAATTGACAAGCAAACCAGGTCAGCAGGTCGATATCAAGAGTCCAGCATTGCCTGATTATGAGGACCTGCAAGAACACATCGTGAATTCATCCTTAGAAAATGCTGTGGATCCACAGTTCAATGCAGAAAGCCTGCATACACAAAGAAAGAGTTTGGGAATCGATAATCATATAACTTCAATTCAGCCAATAAATAAGCATGGGATTGGGCACCTAACTGATAAGAGCAAAAATGCAACTCCTGCTGAGAAATCATGTTCACATGGTTCCAGTGGCTCCAATGCCAATGGGAGAAGCTTATGCAGCACACACTCTAATATTAAGAGGAATGATATCGACCCAAGGAGAGGTAACATAGAGAATGACTTCCTTGGGCATCCTGTGACACATAAGCCAGATCAGCAGGAAGATACCAATAGTCCAACATTGCCAGGACATCTGAGCCAGAGAGGAGAAGGCATCGGTAGTCCTACTTTGCCAGGACAGCAGAGCCGAATAGGTGAAGATATCGGTAGTCCTACATTGCCAGAAAAACACAGCCAGCGAGGATATAATAGCAATCCatcctttaaatattttttggacCCGCAAGATGGAGCAGAAAGTCCAACATTTGGGAAGAGATCACCCATTGCAAGTCATTCTCTTGGTTCACGCCATAAGGAAACCACAGTGCACCAGAAAGCAAATAATCCTGCAGAACCAAAATGCTTGTCTACTGAGGGAGGCATTTTCAGTTTTGGGATGTTTACttcaaaattatttcctaACAGA AATGACGGAGATGAGCTTCAGCATTCTCCTCCTAGAAGCCCAATTCCCCCAACTCAGGAGAATGATGCAGAAAATACCTCTTCTGAGGACACAGGCTCAGAGAGCATTGAAGATG GTCCAGGAGCTGAGACATTCTCTCCCGAAATTGGTACTGATGAGAAACCTAGGTTCATGCTTCACAGAACTAAGAGGCTCGGCAGCTTTGAGGACCTTCAGTATCAAGAACGCATTCCAGCCCGAGTATCTCCAAAAG TTACCAGAGAAAATAATTCAATGCAAGAACCGGAAGAACAGAATGTTggggagaaggaggaggaggaggaggaggtggaggaCGGAATGACGAG GGCTATAGCGATGCTTGCTTTGGCTCTAGAGAAGCTAAAAAGCAAAGTGAAGCTACTGACTAGTAAAAAGTCCTCTATAATCTTGACATCTGTGGCTGAGCGGATCCATGCACAGCTGCACAATGTGGAGTCCCAGATCCAGACAGACAC GTGTAAGTTGACAAGCCTCAGcaaacaaaagagaaaacGACTGGAAACAGAATTTCAAG AGCAAGAAGAACAACTTAAAATGATTCATGGGAACTTTAAGAAAGAAGTTGGTCGGCTTCTAGAGGATTGCAAAGGCACGATTGAAGGGCTCGAAGACAACCATACTGAGCTAAAGGGAATTGTGGAGAAGCAAA AAGCCTCGCACAGGAAGCTTCTTATACAAGTACAAGAAGCGGTTAAGACCCAACTCCACGATGCTGAGAAAAGAATCACAGCAATCAATCAG TCGGCGAGAGAGCAGATGCTGCAACTGAAACTCGTGATAGCCGAATGTCTGGAAGGAGGAATTCTATCTTGA